One segment of Methanoculleus taiwanensis DNA contains the following:
- a CDS encoding response regulator receiver protein, with product MPEDTRKKQLLELFTTITSKTKIVEPMKKIHGTLRDREAIEREIALIMREILDQGHFKTKLSPRQLAKLVAAYYDGKNDTEIARALGDEKLSKTVARARVRLKLFRDLDFKMPFDRYGMEALLESGKTMKEVSEELDVSPSTLREYRHVIEQEADTTLDPYLERIRDVMEDRDLSEQMTRGVANDGLSEAIDIAEAIDMSEL from the coding sequence ATGCCAGAAGATACTCGCAAGAAACAGCTCCTCGAGCTGTTCACAACCATCACGAGCAAGACGAAGATCGTTGAGCCGATGAAGAAGATTCACGGTACGCTGCGCGATCGGGAAGCCATTGAGCGCGAGATCGCCCTGATTATGCGGGAGATCCTGGATCAGGGTCACTTCAAGACGAAGCTCTCCCCGAGACAACTTGCGAAACTGGTCGCCGCGTACTACGACGGCAAGAACGATACCGAGATAGCGAGGGCACTTGGCGACGAGAAGCTGAGTAAGACGGTGGCACGTGCCCGGGTTCGTCTCAAACTCTTCAGGGATCTTGACTTTAAGATGCCGTTTGACCGGTATGGGATGGAGGCGCTCCTCGAGTCAGGGAAGACCATGAAGGAGGTCAGTGAAGAGCTCGATGTGAGCCCTTCCACGCTTCGTGAGTACCGCCATGTGATCGAACAGGAAGCCGACACCACGCTGGATCCGTATCTTGAGCGGATCAGGGATGTCATGGAAGACCGCGATCTCTCCGAGCAGATGACACGCGGTGTCGCGAACGATGGTCTGAGTGAGGCCATCGATATCGCCGAAGCAATCGATATGTCCGAACTCTGA
- the glyS gene encoding glycine--tRNA ligase yields MNDIYEKVMEVAKRRGFVWPSSEIYGSVAGFIDYGPLGAMTKRNVENVWRSFYIIQEGYYEIECPTVGTEDIYVASGHVKEFADKMCQCPHCREYLRADHIVEEHGVEGAGALSAEVLKAKIYELPCPSCGEVMGETDVFNFNLMFETTIGPGSQRTGYLRPETAQGIFTDFARLLRFYRDKLPFGAVQIGKSYRNEISPRQGMIRLREFSQAEAEIFVHPDEKQHPSFHRYAEYEVPLLTYGLQETGQPPVRKTMRNAVDEGVVANEYVAYYIALTHELLVTIGVDPEKLRFRQHMPDERAHYAMDCWDAEVFSGRFGWVEIVGIADRTDYDLRAHSTTSGSSFTVFVPFEEARRALVKRIVPDMGVLGPKYRGKAKAIADAMAEATPGPEGVTVTVEGEEIFVPADLYQIREEETEVRGEEIMPHVIEPSYGIDRMMYVVLEHAYAEEEVEDELRRVLRLPPAVAPVKVAVFPLMNRDGLDVIARKITDTLGQRGIVAQYDDSGAIGRRYRRQDEIGTPFAITVDYDTREDDTVTIRDRDSMDQVRIPLGQVPEVVCSLVAGTMTFRDLSA; encoded by the coding sequence ATGAACGATATCTACGAAAAAGTCATGGAAGTTGCGAAACGCCGTGGCTTTGTATGGCCCTCCTCGGAGATCTATGGATCAGTTGCCGGGTTCATCGACTACGGCCCTCTCGGGGCTATGACGAAGAGAAACGTCGAGAACGTCTGGCGCAGTTTCTACATCATCCAGGAGGGTTACTACGAGATCGAGTGCCCCACTGTCGGGACGGAGGATATCTACGTTGCATCGGGTCATGTAAAAGAGTTCGCCGACAAGATGTGCCAGTGCCCCCACTGCAGAGAGTACCTGCGTGCCGACCATATCGTCGAGGAGCACGGGGTCGAAGGAGCAGGCGCCCTCTCTGCCGAGGTGCTCAAGGCGAAGATCTACGAGCTGCCCTGCCCCTCGTGCGGCGAAGTGATGGGAGAGACCGATGTCTTTAACTTCAACCTGATGTTTGAAACCACCATCGGCCCGGGCTCGCAGCGGACGGGATACCTGAGGCCTGAGACCGCACAGGGCATATTCACCGATTTCGCACGCCTGCTGCGTTTTTACCGTGACAAACTCCCGTTCGGGGCGGTTCAGATCGGCAAATCATACAGAAACGAGATCTCGCCGAGGCAGGGTATGATCCGCCTTCGTGAGTTCTCGCAGGCGGAGGCCGAGATCTTCGTTCACCCCGACGAAAAGCAGCACCCTTCCTTCCACCGCTATGCAGAGTACGAGGTCCCGCTGCTCACCTACGGCCTGCAGGAGACGGGGCAGCCCCCGGTCCGCAAGACGATGCGAAACGCCGTGGACGAAGGAGTTGTAGCAAACGAATACGTCGCCTACTATATCGCCCTCACCCACGAGCTGCTGGTGACGATCGGCGTCGACCCGGAGAAACTGCGGTTCCGCCAGCATATGCCCGACGAACGCGCTCACTATGCGATGGACTGCTGGGACGCCGAGGTATTCTCGGGACGCTTCGGCTGGGTGGAGATAGTCGGCATCGCTGATCGGACCGATTACGATCTCCGGGCGCACTCCACAACCAGCGGTTCGTCCTTCACGGTCTTTGTGCCATTTGAAGAGGCCAGGAGGGCTCTTGTAAAGCGTATCGTTCCCGACATGGGCGTGCTCGGGCCGAAGTATCGAGGTAAGGCCAAAGCCATCGCCGATGCCATGGCAGAGGCGACACCAGGCCCTGAGGGTGTAACGGTAACGGTCGAAGGCGAGGAGATCTTCGTCCCCGCCGATCTCTACCAGATCCGGGAAGAAGAGACGGAGGTTCGGGGCGAGGAGATCATGCCGCACGTCATCGAACCCTCGTACGGGATCGACCGGATGATGTACGTCGTCCTCGAGCATGCCTACGCCGAGGAAGAGGTCGAAGACGAACTGCGCCGGGTTCTCCGGCTGCCTCCGGCCGTCGCTCCGGTGAAGGTAGCGGTCTTCCCGCTGATGAACCGTGACGGGCTCGACGTCATCGCCCGAAAGATAACGGATACGCTCGGACAGCGGGGAATCGTCGCCCAGTATGACGACTCGGGAGCTATCGGAAGGCGATATCGCCGCCAGGACGAGATCGGCACCCCCTTTGCGATCACCGTCGATTACGACACCAGAGAGGACGACACCGTTACCATTCGCGACCGCGACAGCATGGATCAGGTACGTATTCCGCTCGGCCAGGTGCCGGAAGTTGTCTGTTCGCTCGTTGCAGGCACCATGACATTCCGTGACCTTTCTGCATGA
- a CDS encoding DEAD/DEAH box helicase, with protein sequence MKCISHPLIRPESLEERRYQLSIALRALDGNTMVVLPTGLGKTAVALLVAASRLYSHSGRVLMLAPTKPLVEQHYRFFRKFLLTNDRGEPEDSDFAMFTGETPPAERAAAWERCRICFATPQVIKNDCIAGRYSLGEVSLLVVDECHRAVGHYAYVFLANHYATTATDPLLLAMTASPGGDTAKVQEVCGNLGIDAVESRTESDEDVRPYIHERDVQYIDVHLPDELKEAIADLRTLVESRLKKLAEVGFHVPKPQNLSMRALNQLNAAIQERIRSRDQAAFMAASLHAECMKLRHAISLTETQGSVALRLYLDRLGAEGRSTTGSKAAKRLVNDATFLSLVKRSREWTEELHPKVAITRELVRTQLEAYPESRIIVFATYRDTVQNLVNTITAGGIDCERFVGQATKDAEKGLSQKKQIEALARFRAGEFKVLIATSVGEEGLDVPSTDMVIFYEAVPSEIRSIQRKGRTGRSGAGKIVVLVAKGTSDEAFRYVSQSREKAMVSGIRNMSASPLPSLPTQDQAEPLPPPSATKQTSFTEFIATGPAITVDDREMSSRVVERLHELGASIDLSRLEQGDYAIGDRILVERKTDRDFVDTLVERDLFGQIKALAEAVPRPILIVEGGDIYTVRNIHPNAIRGTLVAITVGLGVTLLFSRDADDTANLLYVLAQREEGERGERKMHPRKSYRSRREEQEYVLASFPNIGLKHARLLLEHFGSLKAVIEADIAELVAVQGIGEKTAEALWDLSRRPYQ encoded by the coding sequence ATGAAGTGCATCTCTCATCCGCTGATCAGGCCGGAGAGTCTCGAGGAGCGCCGCTATCAGCTCTCGATCGCTCTCCGGGCACTTGACGGCAACACGATGGTCGTCCTCCCGACGGGTCTTGGGAAGACGGCCGTCGCGCTTCTGGTTGCAGCGTCCCGCCTGTACTCACATAGCGGCCGGGTGCTGATGCTTGCACCCACAAAACCACTCGTTGAGCAGCACTACCGTTTCTTTCGGAAATTTCTGCTCACGAACGATCGCGGAGAGCCTGAAGATTCGGATTTTGCCATGTTCACCGGCGAGACGCCGCCGGCCGAACGCGCAGCTGCATGGGAGCGATGCCGCATCTGCTTCGCCACCCCGCAGGTGATCAAGAACGACTGCATTGCAGGCAGATACTCCCTCGGCGAGGTCTCGCTTCTGGTGGTCGACGAGTGCCACCGGGCTGTGGGGCACTACGCCTACGTCTTTCTCGCGAATCACTACGCTACCACCGCCACCGATCCGCTTCTTCTGGCGATGACCGCCTCACCCGGTGGGGATACCGCAAAAGTCCAGGAAGTCTGTGGAAACCTCGGCATCGACGCCGTGGAGTCGCGCACCGAGAGCGACGAAGACGTACGACCCTACATTCACGAACGGGACGTTCAGTATATCGACGTCCACCTACCGGACGAACTCAAAGAGGCGATCGCAGACCTTCGGACGCTCGTCGAATCGCGCCTCAAGAAACTTGCCGAGGTCGGCTTTCACGTCCCGAAACCCCAGAATCTCTCCATGCGGGCGCTCAACCAGCTGAACGCAGCGATTCAGGAGCGGATCCGCTCCCGCGACCAGGCGGCATTCATGGCTGCCTCGCTCCACGCAGAGTGCATGAAATTACGCCATGCGATATCGCTCACCGAGACACAGGGAAGCGTCGCTCTCCGGCTCTACCTCGACCGGCTCGGGGCGGAAGGCCGTTCCACGACAGGAAGCAAGGCGGCGAAGAGGCTCGTGAACGATGCAACCTTCCTCAGCCTTGTCAAACGGTCGCGGGAATGGACGGAGGAACTCCACCCGAAAGTCGCCATCACCCGTGAACTCGTACGCACACAGCTCGAGGCATACCCCGAGAGCCGGATAATCGTCTTTGCAACCTACCGTGATACCGTCCAGAACCTCGTTAATACCATCACTGCCGGCGGCATCGACTGCGAACGATTCGTCGGGCAGGCAACGAAGGACGCAGAGAAGGGGCTTTCCCAGAAGAAACAGATAGAAGCACTCGCACGATTCCGTGCCGGCGAGTTCAAAGTGCTGATCGCAACCTCCGTCGGCGAAGAGGGGCTTGACGTTCCCTCGACGGACATGGTCATCTTTTACGAGGCAGTGCCGTCCGAGATCCGGAGTATCCAGCGGAAGGGCAGAACCGGCCGGAGCGGTGCCGGGAAGATCGTCGTGCTGGTGGCGAAAGGGACGAGCGACGAAGCATTCCGGTATGTCAGCCAGAGCAGGGAGAAGGCAATGGTATCGGGCATTCGGAACATGAGCGCATCTCCCCTGCCGTCCCTCCCGACACAAGATCAGGCAGAACCCCTTCCCCCGCCATCCGCGACGAAGCAGACGAGTTTTACCGAATTTATTGCAACAGGCCCTGCAATAACTGTCGATGACCGGGAGATGTCCTCAAGGGTCGTCGAGCGACTGCACGAACTCGGTGCCTCGATCGATCTCTCCCGCCTGGAGCAGGGCGACTACGCGATAGGAGACCGGATTCTCGTCGAGCGGAAGACCGACCGGGACTTTGTCGATACCCTGGTGGAGAGAGACCTCTTCGGCCAGATCAAAGCGCTCGCCGAGGCGGTGCCCCGCCCCATTCTGATCGTTGAAGGAGGCGACATCTATACCGTGCGGAACATTCATCCGAACGCTATCCGGGGCACGCTCGTTGCGATAACCGTGGGTCTCGGGGTGACACTGCTCTTCTCACGGGATGCGGACGATACGGCGAATCTGCTCTACGTCCTCGCGCAGCGTGAAGAAGGAGAGCGGGGAGAGAGGAAGATGCATCCCCGGAAATCGTACCGCTCCCGGCGGGAGGAGCAGGAATACGTGCTCGCGTCATTCCCGAACATCGGCCTTAAGCATGCCCGCCTGCTCCTTGAGCACTTCGGATCACTAAAAGCGGTTATCGAGGCGGATATCGCCGAGCTTGTTGCCGTGCAGGGGATCGGAGAGAAGACTGCGGAAGCACTCTGGGATCTCTCCCGGCGTCCCTATCAGTGA
- a CDS encoding Sjogren's syndrome/scleroderma autoantigen 1 family protein, whose protein sequence is MTAEKADEIMAEYLLKGGKMLSKSCKMCGFPLFEYKGETICVVCRAEETAAEKTPEEPIPAPAEAVKEVSYGCTAASQDPCASELERTLVSLCERIRTESRSGECLRLMKAVRAGAEALSLLRH, encoded by the coding sequence ATGACCGCAGAGAAGGCCGACGAGATTATGGCTGAATACCTCCTTAAGGGAGGGAAAATGCTCTCAAAGAGCTGCAAAATGTGTGGATTTCCTCTCTTTGAATATAAGGGAGAAACGATCTGTGTCGTATGCCGGGCAGAGGAGACTGCTGCCGAAAAGACTCCGGAAGAACCGATCCCTGCCCCGGCAGAGGCCGTAAAAGAGGTTTCGTATGGGTGCACCGCAGCATCGCAGGACCCTTGTGCGTCGGAGCTCGAGCGTACCCTGGTAAGCCTTTGCGAGCGCATACGGACGGAATCGCGGTCAGGGGAATGCCTTCGCCTGATGAAGGCCGTCAGAGCCGGCGCCGAGGCACTTTCGCTCCTTCGTCACTGA
- a CDS encoding UPF0147 family protein, translating to MPSPDETIRVCIQMLQNITEDSTIPRNIRRVADETKSVLQDDSKSIGLRAATAISMIDEISNDPNMPVHARTRIWELVSQLETVPLD from the coding sequence ATGCCAAGTCCCGATGAGACAATACGAGTTTGTATCCAAATGTTACAGAATATCACCGAAGATAGTACCATCCCGAGAAATATCCGACGTGTTGCAGATGAAACGAAATCCGTCCTCCAGGACGATTCAAAGAGCATCGGCCTTCGCGCTGCGACGGCCATATCCATGATCGACGAGATCAGCAACGATCCCAATATGCCTGTCCACGCCCGGACGCGCATCTGGGAGCTGGTGTCGCAACTCGAGACCGTCCCCCTCGACTGA
- a CDS encoding secondary thiamine-phosphate synthase enzyme YjbQ has translation MLRRTIRLETHGEGDIVDITPHVERIVRESGVPDGLVNIFVPGSTAAVTTIEYEAGVLADLARALSVIAPDDIPYAHDRAWGDGNGRSHVKAAIVGPSVTVPVIEGDLGCGTWQQIVLLELDVRPVRNRTIIVTVTD, from the coding sequence GTGCTACGAAGAACGATCCGTCTTGAAACCCACGGTGAAGGAGATATCGTCGATATCACACCGCACGTTGAGCGTATCGTGCGCGAGAGCGGCGTTCCGGACGGCCTCGTGAATATCTTTGTCCCCGGTTCCACCGCAGCGGTGACGACCATTGAGTACGAGGCAGGTGTCCTCGCGGACCTTGCGCGGGCGCTCTCGGTGATTGCTCCTGACGATATCCCTTACGCTCACGACCGGGCGTGGGGCGACGGAAACGGGCGTTCTCACGTGAAGGCGGCCATTGTCGGGCCTTCGGTCACGGTTCCGGTGATCGAGGGCGATCTCGGGTGCGGAACCTGGCAGCAGATCGTCCTTCTGGAACTCGATGTCCGGCCTGTCAGGAACCGGACGATCATCGTCACGGTTACTGATTAG
- the gyrA gene encoding DNA gyrase subunit A: MISDQVIPINIEEEMKSCYIDYAMSVIIGRAIPDARDGLKPVHRRTLYAMWEMGNTSDKPYKKSARIVGDVMGKFHPHGDSAIYDTLVKMAQPFSYRKMLVDGQGNFGSIDGDAAAAMRYTEARLTRVAEELLEDIDKETVNFVPNFDESLQEPEVLPARLPNLLINGSSGIAVGMATNMPPHNLREVCNAVCRIIDEPTASVDDLMQIMPGPDFPTGGVIMGTAGIRDAYLTGRGKCVVRGVAEIVEEGRNPQIIISEIPFQVNKARLIEHIANLVREKRVEGISDIRDESDRDGLRVVIDLKKGAMPQVILNFLYKHTALESTFGIINYTIVNKQPHVLNLKEIVSEFLKHRIDVVRRRTEFDLRKAEDRIHILRGLLIALDNIDAVIATIRGSQTTDEAKDGLISRFGLDEVQADAILKMQLRRLAALEHQKIVDERNTIQKEIERLNAILASEANILAEIRAELVDIAEQYGDDRRTTLGHATESIEREDLIEDKPMLVSLTSSNYIKRIDLDTYRMQRRGGRGVIGMATKENDGVETVFVANMHDYLLCFTNKGRAFWVKVYDIPESQRTGKGKALVNLLNLNDERVTTVIPVREFVPDKFLFFATRAGTVAKIPLDEFSRPRQSGINAITLREGDELVDVMLTDGDKELILTTKYGQSLRFHEEAVRSLHRNAMGVRGIKLKYDDTLQSASVVEKDHLLTITEKGYGKRTDFDEFRGHGRGTMGVRNILTDRRGGVVVSSTAVSDDAEIIVMSASGIVIRTKVSEISIQKRSTRGVRVMKLDDGDRVVGVAILHSDEVEEE, translated from the coding sequence GCAACACCAGCGACAAACCCTACAAGAAGAGTGCCCGTATCGTCGGAGACGTCATGGGTAAGTTCCATCCGCATGGAGACTCCGCGATCTACGACACGCTGGTGAAGATGGCTCAGCCGTTCAGTTATCGGAAGATGCTGGTGGACGGACAGGGCAACTTCGGTTCCATCGACGGCGATGCGGCGGCGGCGATGCGTTACACCGAGGCGAGGCTCACCCGTGTCGCCGAGGAGCTCCTGGAGGATATCGACAAGGAGACGGTCAACTTTGTCCCGAACTTCGACGAGTCCCTTCAGGAACCAGAGGTGCTTCCCGCACGGCTGCCGAACCTGCTCATCAATGGTTCGAGCGGTATCGCCGTCGGTATGGCGACGAACATGCCGCCCCATAATCTCCGCGAGGTCTGCAATGCAGTCTGCCGGATCATCGATGAACCCACCGCATCGGTCGACGATCTGATGCAGATCATGCCGGGTCCCGACTTCCCTACCGGCGGTGTTATCATGGGCACTGCGGGTATCCGGGATGCATATCTCACGGGACGCGGCAAGTGTGTCGTTCGCGGTGTCGCCGAGATCGTGGAAGAAGGCAGGAACCCGCAGATCATCATCTCCGAGATCCCATTCCAGGTGAACAAGGCACGGCTCATTGAGCATATTGCAAATCTTGTCCGCGAGAAGAGGGTCGAGGGGATCTCGGATATCAGGGACGAGTCCGACCGGGACGGCCTTCGTGTCGTGATAGATCTCAAGAAAGGTGCCATGCCGCAGGTCATTTTAAACTTCCTGTATAAGCACACGGCGCTCGAGTCCACCTTCGGCATCATCAACTACACTATCGTCAACAAGCAGCCGCATGTTCTGAACCTCAAAGAGATCGTCTCCGAGTTCCTCAAGCACCGCATCGACGTCGTCAGGCGGCGAACCGAGTTCGACCTCCGCAAAGCGGAAGATCGGATCCACATCCTGCGCGGCCTTTTGATTGCTCTCGACAACATCGATGCCGTGATCGCGACGATCCGCGGATCGCAGACGACCGACGAGGCGAAGGACGGGCTTATCAGCCGGTTCGGCCTCGACGAGGTGCAGGCAGATGCGATTTTAAAGATGCAGCTCCGCCGCCTCGCTGCTCTTGAGCACCAGAAGATCGTGGACGAGCGGAATACTATCCAGAAAGAGATCGAACGGCTGAACGCGATCCTTGCAAGTGAGGCGAACATCCTCGCTGAGATCCGCGCAGAACTCGTCGATATCGCCGAACAGTATGGAGACGACCGGCGCACGACCCTTGGCCATGCAACCGAGAGTATCGAGCGGGAGGATCTCATCGAGGACAAGCCCATGCTGGTCTCGCTGACCTCCTCGAACTATATCAAGAGGATCGATCTCGATACCTACCGGATGCAGCGCCGCGGTGGCCGGGGCGTGATCGGTATGGCCACTAAGGAGAACGACGGGGTGGAGACGGTCTTCGTCGCCAATATGCACGATTATCTCCTCTGCTTCACCAACAAGGGACGCGCCTTCTGGGTGAAGGTGTATGACATTCCCGAGAGCCAGCGGACGGGCAAGGGCAAGGCGCTCGTCAACCTCCTGAACCTGAACGACGAGCGGGTCACGACGGTGATACCGGTACGGGAGTTCGTCCCCGACAAGTTCCTCTTCTTCGCGACGAGGGCGGGGACGGTGGCGAAGATCCCCCTCGACGAGTTCTCCCGCCCGCGCCAGTCCGGTATCAACGCCATCACCCTCCGCGAGGGCGACGAACTGGTGGACGTCATGCTCACGGACGGGGATAAGGAGTTGATCCTGACGACGAAGTACGGGCAGAGCCTCCGGTTCCATGAAGAGGCGGTCAGGTCGCTCCACCGGAATGCGATGGGTGTTCGCGGCATAAAACTGAAGTACGACGACACCCTTCAGTCCGCCTCGGTCGTCGAGAAGGACCACCTGCTGACCATCACCGAGAAGGGGTATGGCAAACGGACCGACTTTGATGAGTTCCGCGGCCACGGCAGGGGGACGATGGGTGTCCGGAACATCCTCACCGACCGGCGGGGAGGGGTTGTCGTCTCCTCGACGGCAGTCTCGGATGATGCTGAGATCATCGTAATGAGTGCGTCCGGTATCGTCATCCGGACGAAGGTCTCGGAGATCTCCATCCAGAAGCGGAGCACCCGCGGTGTCCGGGTCATGAAACTCGATGACGGCGATCGGGTCGTCGGCGTCGCCATCCTGCATTCCGATGAGGTGGAGGAAGAATAA